The Algoriphagus sp. TR-M9 genome has a window encoding:
- a CDS encoding sigma-54-dependent transcriptional regulator: MVKILIIDDEKVIRATLREILEYEKYNVTEAQNGEEGLAKLQEEDYDLVLCDVKMPKMDGIEVLEKAMELHKSPQFIMISAHGSIETAVEATKKGAFDFIPKPPDLNRLLLTVRNALDKKNLVSETKVLKKKLSKKLDMVGESAAIHQVKETIEKVAPTDARVLITGPNGTGKELVAHWVHAKSNRSSQPFVAVNCAAIPSELIESELFGHEKGAFTSAHKQRQGKFEQAQGGTLFLDEIGDMSLSAQSKVLRALQENLINRVGSDKDIKVDVRVLAATNKDLKKEIEENKFREDLYHRLSVILIQVPALKDRKEDIPLLVNKFLDDISQENGGARKSISDAALAKLQEYPWTGNIRELRNVVERLVILGEAEISLEDIKKYADY; the protein is encoded by the coding sequence ATGGTAAAAATTCTGATTATCGATGACGAAAAAGTCATCCGGGCTACGTTAAGAGAAATTTTAGAATACGAAAAATACAATGTCACCGAGGCCCAAAACGGGGAAGAAGGATTGGCAAAACTTCAGGAAGAAGATTACGATTTGGTTCTCTGTGATGTAAAAATGCCGAAAATGGACGGAATAGAAGTTCTGGAAAAAGCCATGGAACTTCATAAGTCCCCACAGTTCATTATGATCTCCGCCCACGGAAGTATAGAAACCGCTGTGGAAGCCACCAAAAAAGGGGCATTTGACTTCATTCCAAAGCCTCCCGATCTGAACAGGCTTTTGCTTACCGTTAGAAATGCTTTGGATAAGAAAAACCTGGTCTCTGAAACCAAGGTGCTAAAAAAGAAACTTTCCAAAAAACTCGACATGGTGGGTGAATCTGCAGCCATACATCAGGTCAAGGAAACCATAGAAAAAGTAGCACCTACCGACGCAAGGGTCCTGATCACCGGCCCAAATGGCACCGGAAAAGAACTGGTCGCTCACTGGGTTCATGCTAAAAGCAACCGATCCTCTCAGCCCTTTGTAGCTGTGAACTGTGCCGCTATCCCTTCCGAGTTGATAGAAAGCGAACTTTTTGGTCATGAAAAGGGAGCTTTTACTTCTGCACATAAGCAGCGTCAGGGGAAGTTTGAACAGGCCCAAGGTGGTACTCTTTTCCTGGATGAAATAGGTGACATGTCCCTCTCAGCCCAGTCCAAAGTACTGCGGGCCTTACAGGAAAACCTGATCAATCGCGTAGGATCTGACAAGGATATCAAAGTGGATGTGCGGGTGTTAGCAGCTACCAATAAGGATTTAAAAAAGGAGATAGAAGAAAATAAATTTAGGGAGGATCTCTATCACAGATTGAGTGTGATTTTGATTCAAGTGCCTGCTTTGAAAGACAGAAAAGAGGATATTCCTTTGCTAGTCAATAAGTTTTTGGATGATATATCCCAAGAGAATGGCGGAGCTAGAAAAAGTATAAGTGACGCAGCTTTGGCCAAACTACAGGAATATCCCTGGACAGGTAATATTCGAGAGCTGCGAAATGTAGTGGAGAGATTAGTGATCCTAGGAGAGGCTGAGATTAGCCTAGAGGATATAAAAAAATACGCTGACTATTAA